AGCGCTCGAGAGAAGCTGCACGACGGCGAGAAGGGTCATGTTATGGGCGACGAGGTCACGCGCAAGTATCTGCAGAGTATCAAGCGCTGTCTCACCTTTGCGCAAGTGCGGTGGCCTCCTACGGATCTGAGGCAGTTGATGGGCtgagaaaaaaaagctgGAAGCAAGATAGGAGACGGAAGACTGGATCCATTTTATATATGATACCCCCGCAAGGACGCGGAAGAAGTGAATACCAAATAACTACAAAGCAATTGCCAGTGATCTCATTTCAACGCATGCCCCTGTACGCCTGATCTAACTCTAATAGGGCTACCTATGCACCTATTGATGTGTGATTTCTTGGTGATCGGATACCTAAACGCCCGGATCGCAATGGTGCAATTTCGTCTCTCATATTTTGTGCTCTTCCATCAAGCTTGGTCTTGAAAGGGATCATCTGCTGAGCTTCTTCTAAAACCTTTTAGATCGGCCGACGAAGTTCCCCTAAGCTTCAGCAGCGGCGCCTTGCTCAGATGCTTTAGATTCGTCATACCAAGTCTCCTCGACACCTCGACCGAGAAGAGGCGGCTGCCTCTTACCCACGACCTCAAGCCCAGCCGAGATTATGCTGATGCGGCGGAGtctctccttggcctcgagctcgTACTGACGGGCGACCTCAATAGCACTCTGCTGCATCTGGAGACGGGGGTCAGGCTGGACCGCAATGAGCAACTAGGCAAGCGTTAATAATCTGTCATCGTGTCGTAGACATGGGTTGATGTTACCTTGTTCTTCGCGTCTAGTCGGGCTCTGAGCGTCCCGTCCCGGATCATAGATAcgagctcgtcctcgatggACTCCCCCTCTGGCGCAAAAGCCTGGTTCAAGTTGTCCAGAGTGGCACACGAGAAGGGAATAAAGTACTGAGTGATGCACTTGCTTCGAATTTGCGCGTAGATCGCCGCGACATGTCGCTGCAGATAGATGTCCAGCATGTAGTCATTCCGGAACGACTCTAGAATCGACAAGCAGGCTGAGTATCTACCATTCACGAAGAGGCTGATAGCTTTTCGGACATGAGGCTCGTGCTCGAGGAATGATCGGAACGATGGGTTGTCTAGGACGCGAGCCTGGAGTTCCTTTCTCTCCATGGTGGCCAACGCCAGTAGACCTCCGTACGTAGCGATATCATTGGGACTGGCGATGTGGTTGTACTGGGTGGGAGGGATATCGAAGTCAATCTGTAGGAAGTTCTTGGCTGCGTCCGAGTAATGCTTCAACCCAAGGAGGGCAATACCGGATACGAGCTTGGTGAAGGGCTGATAGaacttctcctcctcaccactCTGGACTCCGGTGATTTTGCCGAGACTGTTGATTACCATGGACCAATCCCGGCGATAGAGATAGAtgttgacaagatggagtcCGCAATCGATGATGTGCTTGGTTGTCGTCACATCCTGACGCATGCGGTTGTACGCCTCGGCTGCCTCGCTAAGCGATCCTATCTTCTCAAAatgctctccaagctcctcgtTGCCCATCTACACATCTTAGCACTGCCCGATTCTGTGTTTTACACTAGGGGGGGAAGCCTACCCGAATGCTTTCCTTGATCAAGTTATGACGGTATTGCTTAAGTTCGGCTTCGAGTCGTGCGGTTTCGGCTCTGTTCGCGCGATCGGTCTTATCGACCCAAGCCTGGTCTTTCTGAGCTTCTGGCTCCCCGGGAGCCGCAAAGCGGATGCAGTCCCAGGCATCGTTATACTGGGTTATGTCTgtgccagccttggcctcagcaATAGCAGCCTTGAGAGCGTCGATACATAGCGGTACCGAGGACTTTGCGATGTGGAGGAGACGGTCGAACCTCGTTCGGCCTGGGCACGGGAGCTATTAGCGGGGTGGAAGGAAATCGACGAGGTTACTGCAACGAACCGGAGTAGTTCTGGACGTAAAGATCGAGGTCAAGCTTGGGTTGCTCTGGAGGGAGTTGAGTCAGCAATGCTCAAAGAACGGCAGATTCACGAGGCTCATGACGTGAAGAGCACCTGCTGGCGGTGGCTGAACGAACCTCTAACGATGGTACCACCCTGGTTGCTCATCAGGGTAAAGAAACCCAGGAGAGAGTTTGACGTCGACATGGCGAATGTGAGTGTCGGCagtcaaggccctcgagctCATCCGGGGGTAGGAATGTGAAGATCAGAGAGCTCTGGAGCTTGACGTTTGGAGGGTCGCACGTGTTGGTGGCCTTGCGATGCTAGGCTGCGGTGggggtggaggagctggggAATTACGTGAGGTGGGGGATCTCGGTGAGACCAAGGTGAAAAGGTGAGTGCAAGACAAGGTGAGTCAAGATTGCTTGGCAAAAATGTCTGAGAATGATCCTTCAATTAGAGGTCATCATCTCTCAAACCCAAATTTTTATATATGATTCATCAATGAAGCCTAGAATAGTGATTTATGAACCTTTCCTCGCAGTTGGTAGCGATTATCTCGCTCAACATGTACCCTTCGAATTTGGACCAGAGTGCTATGAATAACAGCTGCGAAATACCGCCTTTCGTCGACCGCTtctcttctccgtcttcACAGCTCCGATGCCGGTTTGCGGAGCCAAATCTCGGTCCCGAAGCGGCAGGCTGCTGCGCCGTAAAGCAGATACGGCGGCCGACTTCACCGTCTTGCTCGATAAACACTTACACTGTGGTCGGGCCAAGACGGCACATCGAGCCTGGGATTCACAATGTTGGCGGCTGGACGTCATGATATTAGCTCAAGAGCGTTGCACTCCGCCATTTGTCGTTCTGCAGGAAGCGTCTGCCATATCAGCCACGAGAACATGCCATTCATGGGGGGGGGGCAGGAATCTCGGCTTCCCCCAAACTCGGAGTCATCTTTGGCATTCTGCGAGTGGTGGATTTCGCGCCGTTACTGGCATCAATGCGCCGCCTCTGTCGTCATCTCACCTTTGACCAAAGAAAGCCAGGTGACTAGCTGGGATGATTGAGGCTTGAAGTTATTCCCGTGGTTTTCTAGAAGCaggggaggagagacaaCGTTGCAGATGGGCGCGAGGTTATCCACCATCGTGCATCAGACGAGCGAGCCATGCCATAAACACATCTCCGGCACTTGATGCAGCCATCGTCCTAGCGATATCGCCACAAATTCGGGGACACTTAATCCCCAGAATCAACCCCCAAAGTCTGATTGCGCCAAGCATGACGTCGTTGGGGATGTGCCGGCTTCCCGGTGCATTGCTTCTCGTGTCCCGCGTAAGCGAGAATGTCCATGTTGAGGATATCGTAGAAGCAGAATGGCATTAGTTGGACGCTATTGTGAAGAAAATGCGTCGTCAGCAGGGGTGGCATGATGGGAGCACCTCACGACGCGAAAAAGAAAATGGCGCGTGTAAATATGGCCAGGGAGGATTGTCCTGTCTGGGAAACGATCAGCGGCGTCACTCGACTCTGGACGAGAGACGACGGCCTCAGTTTACTCGAGAGTTAAGATTTTAAAGTCTTGGGTGAGATGTTTAGAGTACAAGAGATGTAAGCCATAAGGCTGAACGAGCCGGCACGCATGGTTCCATCTGCCCTTCCAAGAAGCATCGTGGAAGAGGTTGAAACAAAGCTTTAGTGCCAAGACCAAAGCCAAGACCTCGTCTCAGCGCGGTTCTCTGCACAAACTCGTTTGCCTTCTCGTCCGGCCTGCTCCGCCCTTATCGGCCGAAGAGAGAGCCATGCCGACCCAGAAAAAAGGACGACGGTTGTGCATGGGTCTGACGTGAAAAGAACCATCGGGCACCTTTTCAGCCAATGGGTTTGCCTCGCGACCTGAAAGTCGGGGCGAAGAAGCGAACAAGGTGAGAGAGAGCCTTGCCTGTTGAGGTTCGTCCCATGGAGGGCGGAATGGCTTGGCGACCCAGCTGCAACCCCGTGCCCGGAGCAAACCCGGGCGAGAGCCGGAATGTGAGAGGGCAGGTaaaaggagagggagggatgATGTCATGGACGAGAATGACTCTGAAAATAGTCACCGAGAATAGAGGACGCGCATATCTTTGGCAGACAAGAGACGCCGCGATTGTCAAGTGGGAC
This Fusarium keratoplasticum isolate Fu6.1 chromosome 6, whole genome shotgun sequence DNA region includes the following protein-coding sequences:
- a CDS encoding PCI domain-containing protein, whose amino-acid sequence is MSTSNSLLGFFTLMSNQGGTIVREQPKLDLDLYVQNYSGRTRFDRLLHIAKSSVPLCIDALKAAIAEAKAGTDITQYNDAWDCIRFAAPGEPEAQKDQAWVDKTDRANRAETARLEAELKQYRHNLIKESIRMGNEELGEHFEKIGSLSEAAEAYNRMRQDVTTTKHIIDCGLHLVNIYLYRRDWSMVINSLGKITGVQSGEEEKFYQPFTKLVSGIALLGLKHYSDAAKNFLQIDFDIPPTQYNHIASPNDIATYGGLLALATMERKELQARVLDNPSFRSFLEHEPHVRKAISLFVNGRYSACLSILESFRNDYMLDIYLQRHVAAIYAQIRSKCITQYFIPFSCATLDNLNQAFAPEGESIEDELVSMIRDGTLRARLDAKNKLLIAVQPDPRLQMQQSAIEVARQYELEAKERLRRISIISAGLEVVGKRQPPLLGRGVEETWYDESKASEQGAAAEA